The Bacteroidia bacterium genome segment GCATGGCTGAAACAGGACAGCGTAGCTGTTTTTCTTCTGACGGAGCCCTTCAGCCTGCAAACTTGCCACACCGGAAAGCAGGAGTTAAAGTTTATCTCTGCCAATCCGGGACGGGCCTTTGCGCGTTTGCCCATGTTCAATTTTATTTACCTGGAAAAACAAAATTCACAAAGTATTCCGGATACCATTCACCTGTATTCTTCTGCTTCCGGAAAAGTCTATGCCAATATCCCGGCGCTCAGCGGTGCGGAAGATTTTGCTGTTGTTACATTCTGGGATGAAAAGAAAAATCCTTTTAACGCGGTATTCATGTGCAGCGGGTCGGTTGTCTATATGCAGTGGATCGGAGAAAAAAGTAAGAAGTGGCTTCCTGTGGGAGACCTTTCCGGGATGGGGATTAGCCATATTACCCGGGTAGCCGTGAGCCCCGACCGAAAGTGGATCGCAGTTGTATCGAATCATAAGAAATGAATACTGGCCACAGACCGGATGTTTCGGGAGAAAAGCCGGGGTACGATGCGACCCGGGAAGGGGAGGAAGAGCGCCGGTTTTGGCCACTGGGAGTTACCATCCTT includes the following:
- a CDS encoding PD40 domain-containing protein; amino-acid sequence: MLRFLTYLVLFLPFVLTAQLPDTEIWLIALEDSAGRPVLRHPLNITSRVGYDNQPSFSPDSKSIFYSSVQDTQADIYKYDIRSKKTSRLTFTPESEYSPTVMPGAQYYSVVRVEMDSTQRLWKFPLSGKGEPVLVMEKIKGVGYHAWLKQDSVAVFLLTEPFSLQTCHTGKQELKFISANPGRAFARLPMFNFIYLEKQNSQSIPDTIHLYSSASGKVYANIPALSGAEDFAVVTFWDEKKNPFNAVFMCSGSVVYMQWIGEKSKKWLPVGDLSGMGISHITRVAVSPDRKWIAVVSNHKK